The genomic region GTGGCTCGTCGCGCACCTGGATTCTTGACAACACCCAGAACGCAGTTATTATCGTTGGCCCCAACGACGCCGACCCCGGGGGCTACTTCGCCGGCAGCCCGGCCGGCTCGTTGCCCGCTTGCCAGGCCGACGACGAATTCACGTTCAACGCTGCCAACGTGTACACCTATGATGCCAAGGCGCAGACGTTCGTTGCCGGCGGCGGCGGGTGTGCTGCCCCCCGCTCCGGCACCTCGCCCTTCACATTCGGCGCGCCCACGGGGCCAGGCTTGGCGCAGTTTGAGTTGGGTCGCGCCGGTGCGTTTATCGGCATCACGGATGCGCCTGACCTGGTGTACCGTATTCTGTCCATCGACAACCAGACGATGGTGCTGCGCGCCGGCCGGCCAACGGCGGGCGTCGTATTCACCATGAAGCTGCGCGTTAAGCCGTAAGGCTGCTGGCTGCCGGCCCGGTGCACCTACACCGGGCCGGCAGTAGTGCGTAGTACCCGTTTGCCTCCTTCTGTTCCGCTTTCCACCCATCCTTATTTCCGTCGCTATGGTATTTCCACTAGCCAACTGGCGCCGTACCGGCCTGGGACTCAGCTTGGCGCTGAGCACGCTGGCAGCCTGTACCTCCGATCCGCCCAAGCCTGTTCTTCCGCCGCCCGCTCCGCCGGCCGTAAATGCCGCGCCGCGCGACTATGCCGATTACACCAAGCTGATCTGGAGTGATGAATTCGACGGCGGTTCTCTTGATCTGACCAAATGGGGCTTCGATTTGGGCGCCGGCGGCTGGGGCAACAACGAGCTGCAGACCTACACCAACGCGGCCGAAAACGTGACCACCACGGGCGGCAATCTGATGATCAAGGCCATTCGGCCTGCCTCCAACAGCCCGGCCTACACCTCGGCCCGCCTGCTCACCAAAGGCAAGCAGACCTTCGTGTTTGGCCGAATTGACGTGCGGGCCAAAATTCCGAAAGGCAAAGGCGTGTGGCCCGCCATCTGGATGCTGGGCGCCGATATCGACCAGAACAACTGGCCCAAGTGCGGCGAAATCGACATCATGGAGCTGCGTGGCAGCAAGCCCAAGGAGTTGATTTCCACCATGCACTACGCTAATAGCGGCGGTAGCCGCGAGTTCAAAACCACTACCAAGGTGGAAGCTACCGACCTATCCGACGCCTTCCACGTCTACTCGGTGGTGCGCAGCCAGGACCAGATCCGGATGTTTCTGGACGGCCAGC from Hymenobacter canadensis harbors:
- a CDS encoding PKD domain-containing protein, whose translation is MKTHFHKAALVLLSGSLLLGACKKDDTGSLDGAVPASDFTTTSRTVGFTTEVTFTATNTDGFLYQWEFGDGTVGSGQQITHTYSASGPVRPRLITAYRGGTSVSAQKEIILPPVFELVKAVLTGGSSRTWILDNTQNAVIIVGPNDADPGGYFAGSPAGSLPACQADDEFTFNAANVYTYDAKAQTFVAGGGGCAAPRSGTSPFTFGAPTGPGLAQFELGRAGAFIGITDAPDLVYRILSIDNQTMVLRAGRPTAGVVFTMKLRVKP
- a CDS encoding glycoside hydrolase family 16 protein, whose product is MVFPLANWRRTGLGLSLALSTLAACTSDPPKPVLPPPAPPAVNAAPRDYADYTKLIWSDEFDGGSLDLTKWGFDLGAGGWGNNELQTYTNAAENVTTTGGNLMIKAIRPASNSPAYTSARLLTKGKQTFVFGRIDVRAKIPKGKGVWPAIWMLGADIDQNNWPKCGEIDIMELRGSKPKELISTMHYANSGGSREFKTTTKVEATDLSDAFHVYSVVRSQDQIRMFLDGQQFFTFNKSDVGSGAYPFNNPFFVILNVAVGGDFDGNPDASTTFPQEMLVDYVRHYQYQ